In Candidatus Nomurabacteria bacterium, the following proteins share a genomic window:
- the dnaN gene encoding DNA polymerase III subunit beta, translating into MEIITPHPQLIKTLELISRISTKHVTLPVLQCALINATADTISIKATNLELSIEVTIPGKINEIGTIAVPMTTLLQSIQYINQSEITLRDEDGVLLIESKQTNTSIKSIPFEEFPTIRHLEGGGVKVNRPLFASGIKTTAFAASQSSIKPELGSVYVQQKREHSLTFVSTDSFRLMEKRVPQKGVVLDHSFLVPQKNAIELARICDLLEDDPVLTVTDNQCALDFVSEGVYVTSRLVSGSFPDYEQIIPKEYITHVTVLKSELLNAFKKTSVFLNKFHQVSLSLTDGNIVVSSQNNEVGHITDTVKAVIEGEELSLNFNQQYLIEPLSHISDDSIVMHFAGIGRPLVINGVSDNTLRYLVMPMNR; encoded by the coding sequence ATGGAAATAATAACCCCTCATCCACAACTAATTAAAACTCTGGAACTCATCAGTCGTATCAGCACTAAGCATGTGACTCTACCTGTTTTGCAGTGTGCTTTAATTAATGCAACGGCAGATACCATATCCATCAAGGCTACTAATCTGGAGTTGAGTATCGAAGTTACTATTCCAGGTAAAATAAATGAAATTGGGACAATAGCGGTACCGATGACAACTCTACTGCAAAGTATTCAGTATATTAATCAATCAGAAATAACCCTTCGTGACGAAGATGGTGTATTATTGATTGAATCAAAGCAAACTAATACTTCTATTAAGTCAATTCCTTTCGAGGAATTTCCAACTATAAGACACCTTGAGGGTGGAGGAGTGAAGGTTAATAGACCTCTTTTTGCTTCGGGTATAAAAACTACCGCCTTTGCTGCTTCACAGTCTTCTATAAAGCCTGAGTTAGGTAGTGTTTATGTTCAGCAAAAAAGGGAACACTCTTTAACTTTTGTATCCACCGATTCTTTTCGCTTAATGGAAAAGCGAGTGCCGCAAAAAGGGGTGGTGCTTGATCACTCGTTTTTGGTGCCACAAAAGAATGCGATTGAATTGGCTCGTATTTGTGATTTATTGGAAGATGATCCGGTTTTAACAGTGACCGATAACCAGTGTGCTTTGGATTTTGTTTCTGAGGGGGTATACGTAACCTCTCGGTTGGTGTCAGGGTCTTTTCCAGATTATGAACAGATAATACCGAAAGAGTACATTACACATGTTACGGTGCTAAAAAGTGAACTCCTAAATGCTTTTAAGAAAACTTCTGTGTTTTTAAATAAATTCCATCAAGTTTCGCTGTCTTTAACTGATGGTAATATTGTTGTTTCTTCACAAAATAACGAGGTAGGGCATATTACTGATACTGTTAAGGCTGTAATTGAAGGTGAAGAACTATCCTTAAACTTCAATCAGCAATATTTAATAGAGCCATTGTCTCATATCTCTGATGACAGTATTGTTATGCATTTTGCTGGTATTGGTCGACCACTCGTGATAAATGGTGTGTCAGACAATACCTTAAGGTATTTGGTGATGCCGATGAATCGTTAG
- a CDS encoding YebC/PmpR family DNA-binding transcriptional regulator, with protein sequence MSGHNKWSKIKHKKAATDAQKSKIFSKHSSLITMESKKAGGDINSPGLAAAIERAKKDSMPKENIDRAVAKGSGAGGESMQEVMFEAYGPGGVAILITAVTDNNNRTNQEIKHIFSKTGYQLGTPGSAAWAFTKKDGDYIPNSPLELSDDDGEKLASLIEQIEEQDDVQDIYTTADDVE encoded by the coding sequence ATGTCAGGACACAATAAATGGTCTAAGATCAAACACAAAAAAGCTGCTACCGATGCCCAGAAAAGTAAAATCTTTTCTAAGCACTCAAGTTTAATCACAATGGAATCAAAGAAAGCCGGTGGTGATATTAACTCACCCGGGTTAGCCGCTGCGATTGAACGCGCCAAGAAAGATTCAATGCCTAAAGAAAATATTGATCGCGCAGTAGCTAAAGGAAGTGGGGCTGGCGGAGAATCAATGCAAGAAGTTATGTTTGAAGCCTACGGCCCTGGTGGGGTAGCTATCTTAATAACCGCCGTAACTGACAACAACAACCGTACCAACCAAGAAATAAAGCATATTTTTTCTAAAACCGGCTACCAACTTGGAACACCCGGCTCGGCTGCTTGGGCCTTCACAAAAAAAGATGGTGATTATATACCAAACTCTCCGCTGGAACTATCAGATGACGATGGTGAAAAACTAGCCAGCCTTATTGAACAGATTGAGGAGCAAGATGATGTACAAGATATCTACACCACCGCTGATGATGTAGAATAA
- a CDS encoding penicillin-binding protein → MRIKKLIKFPLSIKNLFIDLFIVLIALGIILSAVFLIWISTLKIPDLSSFEERRVLQSTKIYDRTGEILLYDLHQDVRRTVVPFEDINRHIKNATIAIEDDEFYKHHGIEPKAIIRAVVTNLTQGDLLGGQGGSTITQQVVKNSLLQNEKTLTRKVKEWILAIKLEKNLSKDEILAIYLNESPYGGTIYGVEEAAQSFFGKHASELTLAESAYIASLPQAPTFLSPYGNHRDELDKRQKLVLERMLVNNFINQEEYSEAVAEIVTFQPQAVGSIRAPHFVMYIREQLVQKYGEEALSERGLRVITTLDWDLQKEAERIVYERGLTNVDKFKATNAGLVAVDPKTGDLLTMVGSRDYFSEDIDGNFNVALATRQPGSSIKPFIYAKAFEKGYLPDTVVFDVKTQFSPLCAADSFSSESPCYSPNNYNHKTIGPINLRNALAQSLNIPAVKTLYLAGIKDSLKLASDMGLTTLNDPDRYGLTLVLGGGEVRLIDMAYAYGVFANEGIKAEPRSILRIEDTRGNIIEESQISTKRVLDKNAALMISDVLSDNIARTPLWGTNSPINFPNRDVAAKSGSTNNLRDAWIMGYAPNIAVGAWVGNNDNSPMGGGLSGLITTPMWREFMDVALEKLPEENFTEPTINRVGVKPIIRGEYIDTSKLFEIMASGDEINADSLNQIYNDIHNILHYVNKNDPQGPTPSNPRQDDQYDNWEYAVQLWKNETYNLNKTEETTNQN, encoded by the coding sequence ATGAGAATAAAAAAATTAATAAAATTTCCGCTTAGTATAAAGAATCTTTTTATAGATTTATTTATTGTACTAATAGCCCTAGGAATCATACTGTCAGCAGTGTTCTTAATCTGGATTTCAACCTTAAAAATACCAGATTTATCCTCTTTTGAAGAAAGACGTGTGTTACAGTCCACAAAAATTTATGATCGTACCGGCGAAATTCTTCTTTATGACCTCCACCAAGATGTTAGGCGGACCGTAGTTCCATTTGAAGATATTAATCGTCATATTAAAAATGCCACCATAGCCATTGAAGATGATGAATTCTATAAACATCACGGAATTGAACCCAAAGCCATTATTAGAGCAGTGGTAACAAACCTAACCCAAGGTGACCTACTAGGTGGACAAGGTGGCTCAACCATAACCCAACAAGTGGTTAAAAACTCGCTTCTTCAAAACGAAAAAACTTTAACTCGAAAAGTTAAAGAGTGGATACTTGCTATTAAGTTAGAGAAAAACTTGTCCAAAGATGAGATTTTAGCCATCTATTTAAACGAGTCACCTTATGGTGGAACCATTTATGGTGTAGAAGAAGCAGCTCAATCATTCTTTGGCAAACATGCTAGCGAGTTAACCTTAGCCGAATCAGCTTACATTGCCTCACTACCACAAGCCCCAACCTTTCTTTCACCTTATGGAAACCATCGTGACGAATTAGATAAGCGACAAAAATTAGTACTAGAAAGAATGTTGGTAAATAATTTCATCAACCAAGAAGAGTATAGCGAGGCTGTTGCTGAAATAGTTACTTTCCAACCACAGGCTGTTGGTAGTATCCGGGCTCCGCACTTTGTAATGTACATTAGAGAGCAATTAGTTCAAAAGTATGGCGAAGAAGCTTTGTCAGAAAGAGGACTTCGAGTAATCACAACCTTAGACTGGGACTTACAAAAGGAAGCAGAAAGAATTGTCTACGAACGCGGACTAACTAATGTCGATAAATTCAAAGCTACTAACGCTGGACTAGTGGCTGTTGACCCAAAGACTGGTGATCTACTAACAATGGTTGGTTCCCGTGACTATTTCAGTGAAGATATAGATGGTAACTTCAATGTTGCTTTAGCTACTCGTCAACCAGGTTCGTCAATCAAACCTTTTATCTATGCCAAAGCTTTTGAGAAAGGTTACCTACCAGATACGGTTGTGTTTGATGTAAAAACACAATTTTCACCACTTTGCGCCGCTGACAGTTTTAGTTCTGAGTCACCATGTTATTCTCCAAACAACTACAACCATAAGACGATTGGTCCAATAAACCTTCGTAACGCCTTAGCTCAATCACTAAACATACCGGCAGTTAAAACACTGTACTTAGCTGGTATTAAAGATTCCTTAAAACTTGCTTCAGATATGGGTCTAACCACCCTAAACGACCCAGACCGTTATGGACTAACCTTGGTACTAGGTGGTGGAGAAGTTAGATTGATTGACATGGCCTATGCTTATGGAGTATTTGCCAATGAAGGTATCAAAGCTGAACCAAGATCTATTCTAAGAATTGAAGACACACGCGGCAACATCATTGAAGAGAGTCAAATCTCCACTAAACGAGTATTAGATAAAAACGCTGCTTTAATGATTAGCGATGTACTATCAGACAACATAGCTAGAACCCCACTCTGGGGAACCAACTCACCAATAAACTTCCCTAATCGCGATGTGGCCGCTAAATCAGGTAGTACCAACAACTTACGGGATGCTTGGATTATGGGTTACGCTCCAAACATAGCTGTTGGTGCCTGGGTAGGAAATAACGACAATTCTCCAATGGGAGGAGGTTTATCAGGACTTATTACAACACCAATGTGGCGAGAGTTTATGGATGTTGCTCTAGAAAAATTACCCGAAGAAAACTTCACCGAACCAACCATAAACCGGGTTGGTGTTAAACCAATAATTCGCGGAGAATATATAGACACTAGTAAATTATTTGAAATAATGGCTAGTGGAGACGAAATAAACGCAGACTCCTTAAATCAAATCTATAACGACATTCATAACATTCTTCATTACGTAAACAAAAACGATCCTCAAGGACCAACTCCAAGCAATCCACGCCAAGACGACCAATATGACAATTGGGAATACGCAGTCCAACTCTGGAAAAATGAAACCTATAACCTAAATAAAACAGAAGAAACTACTAACCAAAACTAA
- the ruvB gene encoding Holliday junction branch migration DNA helicase RuvB, giving the protein MSSNARKQTITRDDNSNLDQTLRPQTWDDYIGQTKIKENLRILLTAAKERGHAAEHILLYGPPGLGKTTLAHLIAKTLGTNMRTTSGPAIERVGDLAAILTNLSPGDVLFIDEIHRLSKSIEEVLYPAMESGVLDIIIGKGPSARTVQLDLPPFTLVAATTRISMLSAPLRSRFSGGTFRLEFYSPEDISSILTHSAKILAIDSNPETMMKIATRCRATPRTANYLLKRCRDMAQLDGGELTNDIIDRTFSLLEIDNLGLGTPDRAVLEVIISKFKGGPVGLNTIAAATGEEQSTIEDVIEPYLIRQGLLERTPRGRMTTIEADRHMGFSD; this is encoded by the coding sequence ATGTCAAGCAATGCAAGAAAACAGACTATAACCAGAGACGACAACAGCAACCTCGACCAAACCCTTAGACCACAAACTTGGGATGATTATATCGGTCAAACAAAAATCAAAGAAAATCTTCGTATTCTTTTAACCGCCGCTAAAGAACGTGGTCACGCAGCCGAGCATATCCTACTTTATGGACCACCAGGCCTTGGCAAAACCACCCTAGCCCACCTAATAGCCAAAACCCTTGGCACCAACATGCGTACCACTTCCGGACCAGCCATTGAAAGAGTTGGTGATCTAGCCGCCATCTTAACCAACCTATCACCAGGTGACGTTCTATTTATAGATGAAATTCACCGCCTCTCTAAAAGTATTGAGGAAGTACTTTATCCGGCTATGGAATCTGGGGTACTGGACATCATTATCGGTAAAGGTCCATCAGCTCGCACAGTCCAACTAGACCTTCCCCCCTTCACTTTAGTAGCTGCTACCACCCGCATTTCAATGTTATCGGCACCGCTGCGCTCACGTTTTTCTGGTGGAACCTTTCGCTTAGAATTTTATAGTCCAGAAGATATCTCTTCTATCCTTACCCACTCAGCTAAGATATTGGCTATTGATTCCAATCCAGAAACCATGATGAAAATTGCCACCCGTTGTCGTGCCACCCCCCGAACCGCCAATTATTTACTAAAACGTTGTCGTGATATGGCCCAGCTAGACGGCGGAGAACTTACTAATGATATTATTGACCGCACTTTTTCGCTTCTGGAAATAGATAATCTTGGTTTAGGAACCCCAGATCGCGCTGTACTGGAAGTGATAATTAGTAAATTTAAAGGTGGACCAGTCGGACTAAACACCATCGCCGCCGCTACTGGCGAGGAGCAGTCCACTATCGAAGACGTGATTGAACCTTACCTGATTAGACAAGGTCTCTTGGAACGCACCCCCCGCGGTCGCATGACCACCATAGAAGCTGATAGACATATGGGATTTTCAGATTAA
- the ruvC gene encoding crossover junction endodeoxyribonuclease RuvC, with product MKVLAVDPGYDRIGVAILEKNQGGEFLHYSTCIETSKNNSLTERIFYAGETIAKLLNEHQPQAVAIETLFFNKNIKTAIGVAQARGMIIYLAKKHDCQVFEYGPQEIKIATTGYGKSDKQAVIQMVKRLVKNVPQEALDDEYDAIAVGITCLAHNANDR from the coding sequence ATGAAAGTGTTAGCTGTCGATCCTGGCTACGACCGTATCGGTGTAGCTATCCTGGAAAAGAACCAAGGTGGCGAATTTTTGCATTACTCTACCTGTATAGAAACCAGTAAAAATAACTCTTTAACTGAACGTATTTTTTACGCCGGAGAAACTATTGCAAAGTTACTAAACGAACATCAGCCACAAGCCGTGGCTATTGAAACTCTGTTCTTTAATAAAAACATCAAAACCGCCATTGGTGTAGCCCAGGCGAGAGGAATGATAATTTATTTAGCAAAAAAACACGACTGCCAGGTATTTGAATATGGACCACAGGAAATAAAAATCGCCACTACTGGCTACGGGAAGAGTGATAAACAGGCTGTTATCCAAATGGTTAAGCGATTGGTTAAAAACGTACCACAAGAGGCTCTGGACGATGAATACGATGCGATTGCGGTTGGGATTACCTGTCTTGCACACAACGCTAATGACAGGTAA